A section of the Choristoneura fumiferana chromosome 5, NRCan_CFum_1, whole genome shotgun sequence genome encodes:
- the LOC141428077 gene encoding G-protein coupled receptor dmsr-1-like, whose translation MANVTDAFCVSGATNFNKAYSRLHGYIALVICIVGSATNSINIAVLSRREMTSSTNSILTGLAFADLLVMLEYIPYAIHMNIKIGPQINQNTYTWAVFVYFHSIFSQTFHTISIWLTVTLAVWRYVAIAFPQKNRSWCNKRNTTAAIVSAYLICPFLCLPIYFAMNIVPSEVTHLNNSEFAEDLELPNNRTVYVLEMSKNVELVTAIMWIYSVILKLVPSIALSVLSSCLISKLTMTERRRQILLKRSTVGPNEAEKQCLAEETCARRSSRTDRTTRMLLAVLGLFLSTEVPQGLLGLVSALAPDFFTHCYSMFGDLMDVLALFTSSVNFVLYCSMSRQFRSTFARLARRMLSTPEEPTKFTTKLEPTTQVTGPL comes from the exons ATGGCGAACGTGACAGACGCGTTCTGTGTGTCGGGCGCCACCAATTTCAACAAGGCCTACAGCCGTCTACACGGCTACATCGCGCTGGTCATCTGCATCGTCGGCTCCGCCACCAACTCCATCAACATTGCCGTTCTGAGTCGACGCGAAATGACCAGCTCCACAAACTCCATTCTTACCGGCCTCGCCTTCGCCGACCTTCTCGTCATGCTAGAGTACATACCATACGCCATACATATGAACATCAAAATCGGCCCGCAGATCAATCAGAATACCTACACTTGGGCCGTCTTCGTCTACTTCCACTCCATATTCAGCCAAACCTTCCACACTATATCGATTTGGCTGACAGTAACGCTGGCAGTGTGGCGCTACGTTGCCATAGCCTTCCCTCAGAAAAACAGATCTTGgtgtaataaaagaaatacaacaGCCGCTATTGTGAGCGCGTATTTGATTTGTCCTTTTTTGTGTCTTCCTATTTATTTCGCGATGAATATAGTGCCGAGCGAAGTGACTCATCTAAACAATTCCGAGTTCGCCGAGGACTTGGAACTGCCAAATAATCGGACCGTTTACGTTTTAGAAATGTCAAAGAACGTAGAATTAGTAACAGCTATAATGTGGATTTACAGTGTAATATTAAAACTGGTTCCAAGTATCGCGCTATCAGTGCTAAGTTCGTGTTTAATTTCAAAGTTGACTATGACAGAAAGAAGAAGACAGATACTTTTgaaacgttctacggtgggacCAAATGAG GCAGAGAAGCAGTGCCTAGCCGAAGAGACGTGCGCGCGGCGGTCAAGCCGCACGGACCGGACCACGCGCATGCTGCTCGCCGTCCTCGGACTCTTTCTCTCCACGGAAGTCCCCCAAGGCTTATTGGGCCTTGTTAGCGCACTAGCGCCCGACTTCTTCACTCACTGCTACAGCATGTTCG GTGACCTAATGGATGTGCTGGCGCTCTTCACCTCCTCGGTTAACTTCGTGCTCTACTGCAGCATGAGCCGGCAGTTCCGCAGTACGTTCGCGCGACTCGCGCGCAGGATGCTCTCCACTCCCGAAGAACCTACCAAGTTCACGACCAAGCTCGAACCCACCACGCAG GTGACCGGGCCGCTATAA